The Acidobacteriota bacterium genome includes a region encoding these proteins:
- a CDS encoding asparagine synthetase B family protein, with protein MHRYIERVVDLLDESLNLLHGITIDEARARVGSGDPAAVRAIDGSFALVAKDGITVRLARSLDRPMRYFLAKRAEGPALFIADRMDTLRDALATEGLAGQFHPSYTRMVPAHHIVEIRLVGCPDPDPIYTRFFTPERGALEPDLDAIGARYIGALQTEVAKWLRHVDAVSGGTAPVGVCFSGGIDSGSVFLVVYDTMRHLGMSPARLKAFVLDAGGPDVAQARAFLDQLGLGLFFESVPAGDDPLDLAETLRVIEDYKPLDVECAALGLRLCRGIRAAYPEWRFLVDGDGGDENLKDYPIEENPELTIRSVVDNLMLYHEGWGVGRIKHSLTYSGGLSRSYVRTYAPARRYGFDAFSPYTRPSVVDVAEGIPFATLTRYDVPTLYALKGEIVARGVRAVTGLDMPAFPKRRFQHGAMAEATLRQVLPADEAQCRRAVHALYA; from the coding sequence CGATCGACGGGTCGTTCGCGCTCGTTGCCAAGGACGGCATCACCGTGCGGCTCGCGCGGTCGCTCGACAGACCGATGCGCTACTTCCTCGCCAAGCGCGCGGAAGGACCCGCGTTGTTCATCGCCGATCGCATGGACACGCTGCGCGACGCGCTCGCGACCGAGGGCCTCGCCGGGCAGTTCCATCCGAGCTACACCCGCATGGTCCCCGCCCACCACATCGTCGAGATCCGGCTGGTGGGATGCCCCGACCCCGATCCGATCTACACGCGCTTCTTCACGCCCGAGCGTGGCGCGCTGGAACCCGACCTCGACGCGATCGGTGCGCGTTACATCGGGGCGCTGCAGACCGAGGTGGCCAAGTGGTTGCGCCATGTCGACGCCGTGTCCGGCGGCACGGCCCCCGTCGGCGTGTGCTTCTCAGGTGGTATCGACTCCGGCTCGGTGTTCCTCGTCGTCTACGACACGATGCGGCACCTGGGGATGTCGCCCGCGCGCCTGAAGGCGTTCGTGCTCGACGCCGGCGGCCCCGATGTCGCGCAGGCGCGCGCGTTCCTCGACCAGCTCGGACTCGGACTGTTCTTCGAGAGTGTCCCTGCCGGAGACGATCCGCTGGATCTCGCGGAGACGCTGCGCGTGATCGAGGACTACAAGCCGCTCGACGTCGAGTGTGCGGCGCTCGGTCTGCGACTGTGCCGCGGCATCCGCGCGGCGTATCCGGAGTGGCGCTTCCTCGTCGATGGCGACGGCGGCGACGAGAACCTCAAGGACTACCCGATCGAGGAGAATCCCGAGCTCACGATCCGCAGCGTGGTGGACAACCTGATGCTGTACCACGAAGGGTGGGGTGTCGGGCGTATCAAGCATTCGCTGACGTACAGCGGCGGCCTGAGCCGCAGCTACGTGCGGACGTACGCGCCCGCGCGTCGCTACGGCTTCGACGCGTTCAGTCCGTACACGCGCCCCTCGGTGGTCGACGTGGCGGAGGGGATCCCGTTCGCCACGCTCACGCGCTACGACGTGCCGACGCTGTACGCGCTCAAGGGCGAGATCGTCGCTCGCGGAGTACGCGCCGTGACGGGACTCGACATGCCCGCGTTTCCCAAGCGTCGCTTCCAGCACGGCGCCATGGCTGAAGCCACGCTGCGACAGGTGTTGCCCGCCGACGAGGCGCAGTGCCGCCGGGCCGTCCACGCACTCTACGCATGA